The Gammaproteobacteria bacterium genomic interval GCTCCTGGGTCTGCTCCTGAATCTTCTAGGCGACCTCATGTACGTTGTCATCGATCCCAGGATCGACTTCGAGACGCGGGAAGTGTAGTGCCGCATCTCAGCCCATTGAACCAGCGAAGGCTGCATAATTTCCGCAGCAACCGTCGCGGCTACATCTCCCTCTGGCTGTTCGGTCTGCTGTTCGTCACGACGCTCTTCGCCGAGGTCGTCGCCAACGACAAGCCCCTGCTCGTCTCCTTCGACGGCGAACTCTATTTCCCCTTGATCCATGCCTATCCCGAAACCACCTTCGGCGGCGATTTCGAGACCGAGACCGACTACCGCGACCCCTATGTCAAAGACCTAATCGACGCGAAGGGCTGGATGCTCTGGCCACCAATCCGGTACAGCTACGATACCATCAATCTGAACCGCCCGTCGCTATCTCCCCCGAATGGAGAGAACCTGCTGGGGACCGACGATCAGGGCAGGGACGTCCTCGCCCGCGTAATCTACGGCTTTCGCATCTCGGTCCTGTTCGGGCTCGCGCTCACCCTGTTCAGCTCGGTGATCGGCGTGATCGCGGGCGCCGTACAGGGCTACTTCGGCGGCTGGACGGACCTGCTGTTCCAGCGCTTCATCGAGATCTGGTCCGGGCTCCCGACGCTGTTTCTCCTGATCATCCTGGCCAGCGTCGTGGAGCCCAACTTCTGGTGGCTCCTGGGTCTCATGCTGCTGTTTTCGTGGACCGCGCTGGTCGGCGTGGTGCGCGCGGAGTTCCTGCGGGCGAGAAACTTCGAATACGTCCTGGCGGCACGCGCACTCGGCGTCGGGCATCTCACCCTGATGCTGCGTCACCTGCTGCCGAACGCGATGGTGGCGACCCTGACCTTCCTGCCCTTCATCCTGAACGGTTCGATCACGACGCTGACCTCGCTGGACTTCCTGGGATTCGGACTGCCGCCTGGATCACCCTCCCTGGGCGAACTGCTCGCCCAGGGCAAGGCGAACCTGCAGGCGCCCTGGCTCGGCATTACAGCGTTCAGCGTGCTGGCCATGATGCTGAGTCTGTTGATTTTCATCGGCGAAGCGGTCCGCGACGCGTTCGACCCGCGCAAGACGCTCGCGGCGCAATGAGTCCCCAACCCTTGCTCGAGATCCGTGGCCTGGAGGTCACCTTCGGCTCCGGCAAGGACGCGGTCCGGGCAGTGCGCGGCGTCGATCTGGACATCGGCAGGGGAGAAATCGTCGCCCTGGTCGGCGAGAGTGGATCCGGCAAATCGGTGACGGCTCTGTCCGTACCGCGGCTGCTGCCTTGCCCGCCGGCCCACCACCCCGCCGGCGGCATTCGCTTCGACGGCGCGGCAATGCTCGAGGCCGACGACAAGACGATCCGCGAGATCCGGGGCGGGCGAATCGGGATGATCTTCCAGGAGCCGATGTCGTCTCTGAATCCCCTGCACACGATCGAGAAGCAGATCGGCGAGATGCTGTCGATCCACCGGGGGATCGCCGGCGCCGAGGCGAGGGACCGCATCGTCGCGCTGCTCGGCAAGGTCGGGATTCCCGATGCCGCGCACCGTCTGGGCGCTTATCCCCACCAGCTATCCGGCGGGCAGCGGCAGCGCGTCATGATCGCCATGGCGCTGGCCAACGATCCCGAACTGCTCATCGCCGACGAGCCGACCACCGCACTGGACGTCACCGTGCAGGCCCAGATCC includes:
- a CDS encoding ABC transporter permease, whose translation is MPHLSPLNQRRLHNFRSNRRGYISLWLFGLLFVTTLFAEVVANDKPLLVSFDGELYFPLIHAYPETTFGGDFETETDYRDPYVKDLIDAKGWMLWPPIRYSYDTINLNRPSLSPPNGENLLGTDDQGRDVLARVIYGFRISVLFGLALTLFSSVIGVIAGAVQGYFGGWTDLLFQRFIEIWSGLPTLFLLIILASVVEPNFWWLLGLMLLFSWTALVGVVRAEFLRARNFEYVLAARALGVGHLTLMLRHLLPNAMVATLTFLPFILNGSITTLTSLDFLGFGLPPGSPSLGELLAQGKANLQAPWLGITAFSVLAMMLSLLIFIGEAVRDAFDPRKTLAAQ